From Bacillus sp. Marseille-P3661:
TTTTAATAACATTTGTTTCATTATCACTTTTTCTCGCAGAATATCATTATTCATGATTATCGATTTCATAAAAGATGAACCAATCTTTCTAAAACCAGCATCACCAGAATCCACAACAATTAAGCCTTCATTAGGAAATAACCTATATACTAATCGAATAAAAAAATCTACATATGTTTTAGAACGAGTCAAATCAGCTTGCAAGCTTTCCATCAAACTGGTCGTTTCATCTGTTTCACCGAAAGATTCAACTACATCTTCTATCCACTTTTGAGCTAACTCCTTATCTATGTCTAGAGCAGATATAGTACACTTCTTGTATTGTCGTTGGTTGATTTTTGTTTTGGTTGCATTGCCAGCTTTATTAATATAAACATGGTTAATTTCATCAAAATCATGGTCCTCACCCGCAATCCAAAAAACGGGCAGTACAGGTATCTTCAAGTTTCTCTCTTGCTTTCTTGCTAATTTTATTATTGAGATTATTTTATGGATTGTAAAAAGAGGCCCTGTTAACAAACCTGCTTGTTGGCCCCCTATTACTACTACACTTCTCGGGTCCTGGAATCTTTTGATGTTTTCAAAGGTTTTGCTATTAACATTAAATTTACTATGGAATTCCATTAAATAGCTAGTTAGTTCTTCTCTTGGATAGCTTCTGTTTGATAAATCATTTGCTCGAATAGAATATGTTTTATCGTTCTCAATATCCTGATAATCAAAAAAAGTTTGCACTTCTTCATCTCTAAGAATATATTTTGAAACAAGTTTATTTCCTACTGGAAGTGAGACATCCATCAAGTCCATTATGTATTCTTCCTTTCCGTTCATACATGAAACACTCTGATAAGAGTATAGCAGAGATTGATGTAAGCCCCAAAATTATTGCTTATAAAACTTCGTTTAGGCGGATTATTAGACCTAGTATTACAAGGCACACATAGCTCAATGAAAACAATAAAAAGTTTAATCGCCAGAAACCTTTCCAGACCTTTTTGAAGACGATTTCATCGTTGAATTTCCATTGTAGAAAAACAAAAAGCATTCCTATCGTAATCAATACAAGGAAAATAACCCAAAGAAATGACCTTTCTAATATAATCAACAATAAGTAATGAACAGCTAATATAAATATTAGCGTTGAATAATCAAGCGATAGATGAAAGGCCCTTTTTTTACTTTTTGTTAAGGCATAGGTAATCCAATATACTAAAAGAATTACAAGTATGGGTATTGTGATAACCGTAGCTATAAATACAGCAAAAAAGTCAACCAATTCCCTCTCCCCTTTCTTTTCCTTTGATACAATAATATAAAAATGAAATCAACGGCAGTGAAATCTTATTTTTCCTACCTTCTGACAACAAATAACCCAATATGGCATCGACTTCAGTTTGTCTGTTATTTTTAATATCCATATACATTGATGAATAGTTAGCAGCTGTTTTCTCGCAAATTTCAACTAAACCTCTCCATAGCTTATCGTCGTCAACTCCATTCATTAATGGTAGTATCTCACTATAGAGTAACTGCATATTTTTAAAATAATATGAATTGGTTAACAGTGAACCATTTCTGATGCTATATAGAACTGTTAAAGGATTGATGATAGCATTAACTACCAACTTTTGAATCAGCATGGGATACCATTCTTGTTCAAATTTAAAGAGAAAGCCTTCATCATTTAACTTTTCAAATAAAGGTAGGGTCTCCCCGCATTCACCTTTAAAACAACTTATTTTAACTTGCCCCATACCTGTATGTTCAACAGTATTGTCATTACGTTTTAAAACACCATGTTCAACCACACCGACAAAAATAGTATTTGTGAACAATGAAGGTAAATCTTCAATATGACTCATGCCATTTTGTAAAAATAAAATAGGACATCGATTTTCTGTATGTACTAGATAATCAATAATTGGTTTTAAGTGATATTGTTTAACTGTTACAATAATTAAGTCAACTGGTTCTATTCCTCTGATAAATGGTATAGCTTTTATAAAGACTTTTCGACTAATATCATTTCTATATACTTGTATTCCTTCACGATTAATTTTGTCTGCCTGTTCGCTCCGATTTGTGTATAGTATGGTTTCAATTTTTGAGTCATATAAGAAAGATGCAATCAGCAATCCTACTGCTCCACTACCAACGATAGCCACCTTCATAAAACGTTGTCCTCCGCTATTCTAATTATCTTATTATTTTAACAAATTTTTAACAATTTACGGGAGTTTTCTTGAATTGTTTTTTAAATCCTTTTAGTTATTATTTAATAATTGTTCTTTTAACTTTATAGGCATCTAATTATCATAAAGATAATACTTATTAGAAGATATTTTCATACAATTGTATTATAATTGATAAGAAACAGTGTGAAAAAAGGAGGAATCCTTCATGGAGACTATACAGGTCGAAAAATTATTAGTTAACTATAAAACCTTAGAAGACTTTAAGAGTTTTAAACAGTATGGTAATCAAGAATTACAAATGCTTGAGGATTTACAAGCTAATATCGTAGAAAATGATTATGAATCACCATTTTATGGGATTTATTATGGAGACAAATTAGTAGCTAGGATGAGTCTATATCAAACAAGTAAGAAGTTTGACCGTATTTTTAATGGTCAAAGAGATTATCTAGATTTATCTAAGTTAGAAGTGCTTCCACAACATCAAGCTAAAGGGTACGGTAGAAGATTAATTGAGTTCGCTAAGTCATTTGATTTACCGATTATTACTAGACCAAGGGTAAATTCTGATGCGTTTTGGAGCAAGATGGGATTCGAGTCCTTAGATTCTACTGGCAGCGAATCGGAAAAACTTCTAGTATGGTATCCAGAACAGTATTCAGAAAACAAATTAAATTAAAAAATAAAGGAGCTGATTAATATCAGCTCCTTTATTTATTTACCCTTTCTAGGTTTCCATTTTTATCCATTTGGAAACGGAATTTTGATCCATCATCCTCTTGTAATACAATCATTTTACGTGCCCTTTCCATGATTTGAATTAATGCTTTGTAATCTTCCTCAATAAGTTTATAATTTTCTTTCCATGATTCTAATTCACGAGATTGTTCCTGTTTCTCTTCTTGAAGCTTTTTTAATTTATTTTTTATCGTTGAGTTTTCTCGTTCAAGATCTATTAGTTTTTTTACATCGAGCTCAACAGTAGTTAAAAATTCGCGAACAGTTTCAAAACTTATATGATTAATATTAAGGCTTGCAACGTCTGCTACGTCTTTTTTAGTTTCAGCTTTTACATTCTTTTGCTTTTTACTCTCAGGAACTTCCGATTTTTGTACTTCCACTTCTATTTCTACACCTTTTCGTTGTTTTTTAGCGAATTCGATGGCAGAATTATATTGTTTTCGAATTGCAGAATTCCATCTAAAACCACAAGCTGCTGCAGTTCGTGAAAGTTTTTTACCAACCTCTTCAAAAGCTGCTAATTGTGTACTTCCCTCACGGATATGCCTTAACACAACTTCCGCTAGCATTAAATCTTCATCTTGCGTCCAAGCATCTTGTCTAGAAGTAGTCATCTCTATCTCCCCTATTGTTTTTTATTATTTCTATGCACACAATAGAAAAGATAGAATATAAATCTATTAAATTATAATAATTATTTGGCTCGACAGGCACCCCCATGGATTAACATCGCGACATCCTGTGCAAGGTCAATACTAGCACGTCCTACCGTTTTTTGACCCAAGGGGCAAGGGAAGGAGCTAAATTTTAATTATTATTTATTAAGAAAAGAATTTACAGCGGCATGATGTTCATCCATTTCCCATAATAATGAGCAATTCTCAATTTCCTCAAACATTCTTTTGTAAATATTTGAGTGATTCCATTTACGTATAGCTGTTTTTTTATAAGCTTCTAAAACTGTACTACTTTGAGTTACAAATTGATCTAGCCAGTTTTCACACTGCAACCTTACATTCATTTCATCCCAAACATGATGAATAAATCCCATTTCAACTCCTTCTGAAGCCGTATATTTTTCTGCACTAAATAATATTGTCATTGCTTTTTCATATGGTAGCTTTTCTAATAACATAGTAGCGCCACCCCAACCTGTTGTAATTGCCAATTTGCCCTGAACAAACCCAAATTTTGCGTTTTTTGCCGCCACTCTAAAATCACAGGCAGCAGCAATTTCACACCCCCCACCAATGGCTGTACCATTTAAAAGACAAACAGTCGGTTTTGGTAATGTTAATAACTGGTATAAAATATCGCCCATCTTTGAAAGCATAGAATAGGCTTCATCTTTTGTATGTAAACCATGAAAAACTGATAAATCACCGCCAGAACAAAAAGCCTTATTTCCCGCTCCTGTAATAACAAGCACTTTATCTTCCTTGTTTCTGGCTACTTCCTCAATTGTTTCTTTAAAACCTTGCATCACGTCATAATCAATTGCATTCCTCTTTTCCACTCGATTAATGGTAAGCCACACAACACCTTTTGCGTCTCTTTCTACTAAAACTTTCCCCACGTGTGATCCCCTTTCTACAAAGTATTACAATTACTAAGCGATATACATATGTCTAATGTTAGTATGTTGAATGCTGCTCACTTTTATATTAGCTTTTAATTATCTAAACTCCTGCATAATCTCGGGGTCAAAAGCTAAATCGAGCAAACTACGTCCCTTTCCTTGACATAAAGCAGTAGCCCTATCCAATATTTTAAGTCACTAACCCTGATACTAAGCTGTTTTTTACACACAAAAAAAAACACAGAGAAATCTCTCTGTGTTTTTTCAGCCTATCATTAGTGATACACAAATAATAGTCGATTGTTCAAATGTTGGGATACCTATTGGTATACCAGTTTTGAAATTAGTCGTTTACTACTTCCTTACCTTTGTAAGTTCCACACTCTTTACATACACGGTGAGCAAGCTTTAATTCACCACAATTTGGGCAACTTACCATACCAGGTACTTGTAATTTATAGTGTGTACGACGCTTTCTTTTTGCAGTTTTAGATGTTCTTCTAAAAGGTACAGCCATTATTCCCACCTCCTTAAAAGGTTCATACAATTTACTTGTTTTTGTTGTCATCAAAAAAGTTCTTTAAGGCTGCTAATCTTGGATCGATTCGGTTTTTTGAGTCTTCCTCAGAAATAACTTCCCAACCTTCTCCCGATTGCGGAGCCTTACCTTCTACTTGATTATCATCACAAAAAACTTGAATAGGTATCTCCAAAAGGATATTTTCCTTGATCATAGGTGATAAGTCAAGAAGTTCTCCTTCAACATAATGAATTTCTTCTTCATCATGATAACCATAATCACTAGGTGATAATAAATAAGTTTCAGTTGTTTCAATATTAAATGGATATTCAACATCCACTAATGTCCGAGAACACGGTAATATCATCGTTCCTTGAATCTTAAGTGAAAAAGTTACTTTGTTAGAGCCAAAATCACCACGGCCTACAATGTGGACTGGTGGTATTCGTCTAATCTCAGAAGTGTTAGTTAAATCACTTACATCCAAATATTCGTCAAGTTCGATCCCTGTATTCCGGAATTGATTTAATTGATTCATATACCATTTCATCGATATCACCTCAAGGCAACAAAAGTAATTATAGCCCTCGTCTGACTATTTGTCAATATTTTTTCTTTACACTATAATAAGAAAAGCAGAGACCGATGTTCCAGCGGCCGTAGCTAGACATTAAGTAAAGCAGAGATCAAAATAAAAAGATTATAATATCTACTATACAATTAGAAAGGAGCATTTTCAAATATGAAAACAGCTGGTGTTATTGTGGAATATAATCCCTTTCATAACGGTCACTATTATCATATCCAAGAAACTAAAAAAGTAACAGGAGCAGATATAATAGTTGCAGTTATGAGTGGTAACTTTCTCCAACGTGGAGAACCTGCCCTTGTTTCTAAATGGGCAAGAACAAAAATGGCCCTTCAAGGAGGAGCTGATATTGTAATTGAACTGCCATATGTGTTCGCCACCCAAAAAGCCGAAATTTTCGCATATGGTGCTGTCGCAATATTAGATGCTTTAAATATTGATTCCCTATGTTTCGGGAGCGAGGACGGGAATATAGAATCATTCAAAAATACGATTAAATTAATGGAAGAACATGAAACGAGCTTTAATGATACCATTCGTAAATCATTGCAACAAGGAAAAAGTTATCCTCGTTCTGCTGCAGATGCCTTCCTGTCCCTACATCAAGATCAATCCTGCGTAGACCTTTCCCAGCCCAACAACATATTAGGTTATCATTATATTAAAGCCATACATAAACTAAATAGTACAATAACACCTCATACAATAAATAGAACAAAGGCTAATTATCATGATCAGGACATCCATGATCCAAAAATTGCAAGCGCTACTAGCATTCGCAAGATTTTATTTGCTGATCAACAAGATCTCGAAAGTATTATGAATGTTATTCCGAGGACATCATTTGATAGTATAATCGAATATAAGAAAGAATTTAAGATATTTCACAATTGGGAGCGTTACTTTCCGCTCTTAAAATATCGTTTATTATCTACAACCCCCTCTGAATTACGGAAGATTTATGAAGTTGAAGAGGGCATTGAAAATAGATTAATAAAATATATCAGGGCATCTAAATCCTTCGAGGATTTTATGAAAAAAATAAAAACGAAACGGTATACATGGACAAGGCTGCAGCGGATCTGTCTTCACATTCTGACCAATACTTTAAAGGACAGTATGATTGAAAATGTAGCAGCACCTACCTACCTTCGTCTTCTTGGGATGAGTAATAGAGGTCAAAACTATTTAAATAAAATAAAAAAGAATATTGAGATACCCATTATTTCAAGGTTATCAGCTTTCTCCAATTCACAAATAAGTTTTGATATAAACGCTACACAGGTCTACTCATGTTGTCTTGATGAGCCCTATCAAACAAAAATGATTGAGAGTGAATTTTCGAACACACCGATTCGTTATGCTAATGATGAACAGCTGTTTATTTAAAATTGCCAAGGCAGCAAAGGATTGCACGTTTGCCATGCAGGGTTATTATAGTTTAGATTAATCAGTAAAGATAACTAGTTCTACGATGATTAGTTTAGTTCCACAAAAGCACCGACTTCTGGCAGAATCCGGTCCTGATTCTGACTCGTTTTCCGCTAAACGACCGGATCCTGTCAGTATTCACATCGGATTCTGACTCATTTTCCTCTTTAACACCCGTTTCTGTCAGTATTCACACTGCATTCTGACTCATTTTCCTCTTTAGCACCCGTTTCTGTCAGTATTCACACTGCATTCTGACTCATTTTCCGCTAAAGGACCACATCCTGTCAGAATTCACATCGGATTCTGACTCGTATTCCTCTAAAGCACCAGATCCTGTCAGAATTCACACTGCATTCTGACTCATTTTCCTCTTTAGCATCCGTTCCTGTCAGTATTCACACCGCATTCTGACCTGTTTTCCTCTGTAGCACCCGTTTCTGTCAGTATTCACATCGGATTCTGACTCATTTTCCTCTTTAACACCCGTTTCTGTCAGTATTCACACTGCATTCTGACTCATTTTCCTCTTTAGCTTCCGTTCCTGTCAGAACTCACATCGGATTCTGACTCGTTTTCCTCTAAAGCACCAGATCCTGTCAGAATTTACACTGCATTCTGACTCGTTTTCCTCTTTAGCACCCATTCCTGTCAGTATTCACATCGGATTCTGACTCGTTTTCCTCTAAAGCACCAGATCCTGTCAGAACTCACATCGGATTCTGACTCGTTTTCCTCTAAAGCACCAGATCCTGTCAGAATTCACATCGGATTCTGACTCGTTTTCCTCTAAAGGACCAGATCCTGTCAGAATTCACATCGGATTCTGACTCGTTTTCCTCTAAAGGACCAGATCCTGTCAGAACTCACATCGGATTCTGACTCGTTTTCCTCTAAAGGACCAGATCCTGTCAGAATACACACTGCATTCTGACTCGTTCCCATGTAAACCAAAGACTCCTGTCAGTATCCAGTCCTAATTCAAAAACTCGTGCTTAAGAACTTAACGGCATATTGCCCCAATAATCAAATTAACGTGCATTGAATCACCACATTGATCCAACACAACAAAAAAAACACATGACTTGTCATGTGTTTCATTAACCCTATTTCTTAGGCTCTAGTTGTTCTAAATAAGCAAGAGCTTCCTCAAATGTATCTACTGGGACAATTTTCATCTTCGAATTAATATCCTCAGCAGCTTCTAAAGCTTCTTGGTAATTTGTAAGAATTGGAGCTCCATTTTTATCTGTTCTAGTCTTTCCTTCTTCATTTGGTGCAAAAAAGATCTCTACATCAGAGCCGTCCGCTGCAACGACTTTTTGTTTTATTCCACCGATTCGTCCTACTACACCTTCATAACTAATAGTACCTGTTCCTGCAATTTTATAACCTTTTGTTATATCCTCTTCAACTAATTGATTATATATTTCCAATGAAAACATCAAACCAGCAGAAGGTCCACCAATTTCATCTGTCTTTATTTCGACCTTCGGATTGACTTTTACTTTTCGGTCAGTTACTAATTGTATTCCCAGACCAACACGGTCATCTTCACTATCATCAACATTGTTTTGGAAAACACCTAATGGTATATCGACTTCCATTGGTTTACCATTACGTTCAAGTCGTATAGTCACAATATCATTAGCCTGCATTTGTGATATATACTTTATAAATTCCTCAGATGACTTCATTTCAAGGTTATCGACAGCAAATAACCGATCACCAACCTTGAGATGTTGTTCTGCAGGCATTCCCTCGACAATGCCTAACACATAAACGCCATTATATTCAATTGATATATCCTTGTTTGCTTTCGTATAAGCCACTACCGTTGCTTGTTCTTTCGAGCTATCCATCATATGCAGCTGGCGGTGATTATACTCATCATCTGTTTCTCCCTCGGGGCGTATCTGTTCCTCAGGATATATTACATGATAGTCATTAAGTTTAGCCAGACCATATTGAATAATAGTTGCTTTGCCCATTCTTATTGTTGTTAAGGAGAAACTGCCTTCCTCCCTAAATCCACCTTCAACATTCACAATGGGCGCTAATTCTTTGGCCATCCCAGGAGTTGAGATATAGAATGGTAATTGATAAAACATTAGAAAAAGGGTTAAGACGATCACTATGATCCATCTATTTGTGAATATTCTACGTTTGTTCATGATGCGTCTCCTCCCAGCGGTCTATTACTTCTTTAATTTTTGAAATATTCTTAATTGTTTCTTCTTCTCCAATTCGAATGATTTCCTCAGTATTTGTAAATGCTCTCGCACTATACTGTTCAACTCTTGGTTTAATCATTACATCAGCATCGGATTGTTTTAACCTGGCTAATTCATCTTGCATAATATCAATACTTTGCAATATCACATCAAATATCGAAGTAATCTCCTTATTGCCATTAATATGAGAAACATCAATAGCGATTACAATATCTGCCCCCATATTTCTAACAACTGAAACAGGTACACGGTCAACTACACCGCCATCAACTAAAAGGCGACCATTAATTCTTTCAGGTACAAAAATCCCTGGAATTGAAATACTCGCTCGCACGGCATCGGCAACGGAACCACTATTAAAGATCACTCTTTCTCCAGTAGTCAGGTCTGTCGTTACAACAGCTAACGGTGGATGAAGTTCTTCTAATTGCATTCCTTTTGTGAAAATCCGTATGAATTCTTTAATTTTTTGACCATTAATAAAGCCCATTTTGGGTACGGTAAAATCTAAATAATATTTTCTCCGAAAGGCTGTCGCAAGTTTATATAAACGTTCAAGATCATGACCTGCGCCATATAATCCTCCAACCAATGCTCCCATACTACTGCCTGCAATAAAATCAATAGGTATATTATATTCCTGCAATACCTTTAAAACACCTACATGAGCAAACCCTCTTGCACCACCAGATCCAAGTGCTAAACCTATTTTGGGTCGCATCAAAAGTCACCCTCCAATATTGCGCCTTAGTTTTTTGGTCTATTCCGTTGTTAAATTCGTATATTTAAGTGTAGGACAAGAAAAATATTTTCACCTTATTTTACCATTCTATATTCTTCAAGTATAGAATTATGAACTTTAGTGTTGATGGAGGTTAGGACGTGATACAGTCTAAGTTAAAAACATTATTTCTAGCCCTGGCGATAACCTTAATTGCCTCAGGATTAATTTTTCATCCTCAAGAATCACTTGAAGCCTCAAAACGTGGTCTAGATATGTGGTGGAATGTTGTCTTTCCATCATTATTACCTTTTTTTATCGTTTCAGAATTATTAATTGGTTATGGTGTTGTTAAATTCATTGGTGTTTTGCTAGAGCCTTTAATGCGACCGTTATTTAAAGTTCCAGGTGTCGGAGGGTTTGTGTGGGCGATGGGCATGGCTTCAGGGTTTCCGTCTGGAGCAAAAATAACAGCGCGATTACGTAAGGAAAAACAACTTACAAAGATTGAAGCTGAAAGATTAGTATCATTTACAAACTCATCCAATCCTCTTTTCATATTTGGAGCAGTATCAGTTGGTTTTTTTAATAATCCTAATATGGGTATATTATTAGCTATCTCACATTATTTAGGTAACTTATTTGTTGGAATTTTAATGAGGTTTCATGGTAGAAGTAATAAAAATGATATCTCAGAACTAGACAGTGTAAAATTCTCACTGAAAGATGCTTTTAATAGCTTGCATGAAACTAGGTTAAAAGATAAACGGCCTATAGGAAAGTTATTGGGTGATGCAGTTTTATCTTCTATTCAAACATTATTAATGATCGGTGGATTTATCATTTTGTTTTCTGTTTTTAATCGCTTGCTTTACATAGTAAACATAACTGAAGTAATATCCATATTCTTCACTTTCTTACTTTCAATATTCCACTTATCAACAGACTTAGCCGTCCCACTTATTTCAGGCATGTTTGAAATTACATTAGGTAGTCAGCTGACAAGCCAGACTGACGGATCTGATCTAAATAAAATAATTATTGTTAGCTTTATATTAGCATT
This genomic window contains:
- the bshC gene encoding bacillithiol biosynthesis cysteine-adding enzyme BshC; protein product: MNGKEEYIMDLMDVSLPVGNKLVSKYILRDEEVQTFFDYQDIENDKTYSIRANDLSNRSYPREELTSYLMEFHSKFNVNSKTFENIKRFQDPRSVVVIGGQQAGLLTGPLFTIHKIISIIKLARKQERNLKIPVLPVFWIAGEDHDFDEINHVYINKAGNATKTKINQRQYKKCTISALDIDKELAQKWIEDVVESFGETDETTSLMESLQADLTRSKTYVDFFIRLVYRLFPNEGLIVVDSGDAGFRKIGSSFMKSIIMNNDILREKVIMKQMLLKESGFGEPIEINEHNAHLFYMKDGERVLLEKYNDRYIGKSHDCQFSQSELETIAINSPALLSNNVVTRPLMQEFIFPTLAFISGPGEIAYWAVLKEAFHLFGFKMPIIVPRLMISIIDRATAKYIQEHELDLKEVLLSGSRTDKERWFNSQKPNKLDRITDETISKVADAHNALKELAIEIDGGLKPLAEKNAQIIQSQILFLRQRVEKALYNKHTVELRKFEHIDLSLRPLNAPQERIWNIFYFINLYGFEFVDDLLKLDFAFNSQHKVIFL
- a CDS encoding DUF3397 domain-containing protein is translated as MVDFFAVFIATVITIPILVILLVYWITYALTKSKKRAFHLSLDYSTLIFILAVHYLLLIILERSFLWVIFLVLITIGMLFVFLQWKFNDEIVFKKVWKGFWRLNFLLFSLSYVCLVILGLIIRLNEVL
- a CDS encoding 2-dehydropantoate 2-reductase: MKVAIVGSGAVGLLIASFLYDSKIETILYTNRSEQADKINREGIQVYRNDISRKVFIKAIPFIRGIEPVDLIIVTVKQYHLKPIIDYLVHTENRCPILFLQNGMSHIEDLPSLFTNTIFVGVVEHGVLKRNDNTVEHTGMGQVKISCFKGECGETLPLFEKLNDEGFLFKFEQEWYPMLIQKLVVNAIINPLTVLYSIRNGSLLTNSYYFKNMQLLYSEILPLMNGVDDDKLWRGLVEICEKTAANYSSMYMDIKNNRQTEVDAILGYLLSEGRKNKISLPLISFLYYCIKGKERGEGIG
- a CDS encoding N-acetyltransferase; the encoded protein is METIQVEKLLVNYKTLEDFKSFKQYGNQELQMLEDLQANIVENDYESPFYGIYYGDKLVARMSLYQTSKKFDRIFNGQRDYLDLSKLEVLPQHQAKGYGRRLIEFAKSFDLPIITRPRVNSDAFWSKMGFESLDSTGSESEKLLVWYPEQYSENKLN
- a CDS encoding RsfA family transcriptional regulator, translating into MTTSRQDAWTQDEDLMLAEVVLRHIREGSTQLAAFEEVGKKLSRTAAACGFRWNSAIRKQYNSAIEFAKKQRKGVEIEVEVQKSEVPESKKQKNVKAETKKDVADVASLNINHISFETVREFLTTVELDVKKLIDLERENSTIKNKLKKLQEEKQEQSRELESWKENYKLIEEDYKALIQIMERARKMIVLQEDDGSKFRFQMDKNGNLERVNK
- a CDS encoding enoyl-CoA hydratase/isomerase family protein is translated as MGKVLVERDAKGVVWLTINRVEKRNAIDYDVMQGFKETIEEVARNKEDKVLVITGAGNKAFCSGGDLSVFHGLHTKDEAYSMLSKMGDILYQLLTLPKPTVCLLNGTAIGGGCEIAAACDFRVAAKNAKFGFVQGKLAITTGWGGATMLLEKLPYEKAMTILFSAEKYTASEGVEMGFIHHVWDEMNVRLQCENWLDQFVTQSSTVLEAYKKTAIRKWNHSNIYKRMFEEIENCSLLWEMDEHHAAVNSFLNK
- the rpmF gene encoding 50S ribosomal protein L32, encoding MAVPFRRTSKTAKRKRRTHYKLQVPGMVSCPNCGELKLAHRVCKECGTYKGKEVVND
- a CDS encoding YceD family protein, which codes for MKWYMNQLNQFRNTGIELDEYLDVSDLTNTSEIRRIPPVHIVGRGDFGSNKVTFSLKIQGTMILPCSRTLVDVEYPFNIETTETYLLSPSDYGYHDEEEIHYVEGELLDLSPMIKENILLEIPIQVFCDDNQVEGKAPQSGEGWEVISEEDSKNRIDPRLAALKNFFDDNKNK
- a CDS encoding nucleotidyltransferase, with the protein product MKTAGVIVEYNPFHNGHYYHIQETKKVTGADIIVAVMSGNFLQRGEPALVSKWARTKMALQGGADIVIELPYVFATQKAEIFAYGAVAILDALNIDSLCFGSEDGNIESFKNTIKLMEEHETSFNDTIRKSLQQGKSYPRSAADAFLSLHQDQSCVDLSQPNNILGYHYIKAIHKLNSTITPHTINRTKANYHDQDIHDPKIASATSIRKILFADQQDLESIMNVIPRTSFDSIIEYKKEFKIFHNWERYFPLLKYRLLSTTPSELRKIYEVEEGIENRLIKYIRASKSFEDFMKKIKTKRYTWTRLQRICLHILTNTLKDSMIENVAAPTYLRLLGMSNRGQNYLNKIKKNIEIPIISRLSAFSNSQISFDINATQVYSCCLDEPYQTKMIESEFSNTPIRYANDEQLFI
- a CDS encoding SepM family pheromone-processing serine protease → MNKRRIFTNRWIIVIVLTLFLMFYQLPFYISTPGMAKELAPIVNVEGGFREEGSFSLTTIRMGKATIIQYGLAKLNDYHVIYPEEQIRPEGETDDEYNHRQLHMMDSSKEQATVVAYTKANKDISIEYNGVYVLGIVEGMPAEQHLKVGDRLFAVDNLEMKSSEEFIKYISQMQANDIVTIRLERNGKPMEVDIPLGVFQNNVDDSEDDRVGLGIQLVTDRKVKVNPKVEIKTDEIGGPSAGLMFSLEIYNQLVEEDITKGYKIAGTGTISYEGVVGRIGGIKQKVVAADGSDVEIFFAPNEEGKTRTDKNGAPILTNYQEALEAAEDINSKMKIVPVDTFEEALAYLEQLEPKK
- a CDS encoding patatin-like phospholipase family protein — encoded protein: MMRPKIGLALGSGGARGFAHVGVLKVLQEYNIPIDFIAGSSMGALVGGLYGAGHDLERLYKLATAFRRKYYLDFTVPKMGFINGQKIKEFIRIFTKGMQLEELHPPLAVVTTDLTTGERVIFNSGSVADAVRASISIPGIFVPERINGRLLVDGGVVDRVPVSVVRNMGADIVIAIDVSHINGNKEITSIFDVILQSIDIMQDELARLKQSDADVMIKPRVEQYSARAFTNTEEIIRIGEEETIKNISKIKEVIDRWEETHHEQT
- the ylbJ gene encoding sporulation integral membrane protein YlbJ, producing MIQSKLKTLFLALAITLIASGLIFHPQESLEASKRGLDMWWNVVFPSLLPFFIVSELLIGYGVVKFIGVLLEPLMRPLFKVPGVGGFVWAMGMASGFPSGAKITARLRKEKQLTKIEAERLVSFTNSSNPLFIFGAVSVGFFNNPNMGILLAISHYLGNLFVGILMRFHGRSNKNDISELDSVKFSLKDAFNSLHETRLKDKRPIGKLLGDAVLSSIQTLLMIGGFIILFSVFNRLLYIVNITEVISIFFTFLLSIFHLSTDLAVPLISGMFEITLGSQLTSQTDGSDLNKIIIVSFILAFSGFSVHAQVASILAETDIRFKPFFIARILHGILAACFALLLFKPLYIDLYTINNKQVLPAFATGSQSWLYEYWTFLTQYGAFVTLISLYIYILILLKKNLKFILKTPR